DNA from Pelodiscus sinensis isolate JC-2024 chromosome 1, ASM4963464v1, whole genome shotgun sequence:
ACGGGACACGAGGAtttggcggggagagggaaaggagacggaGTTCagtcagtggggggaggtgggagaggggcgcACTGGCTCCGGTgaggaggggtggggatggggtttggctgggagggaagagagggctcAGGATGTGttaggtgggggagagaagggggccaGACTGGGTCCAGGCACTGAGGGGTCGGatttgcctgggaggggagagaaggtggaaactgggttccatgagtgtgtgtgtgggggggggcgggggttgggatgggtgtggaggggagacaggacgtaggctgggtttggccggAGGGCATGGTGGGAGTCAAAGAGGCGCTtacctcctcagtgcctgtccaatagcggaggggggggggggctaaaatttttttgcttggggcagcaaaaaaacgAGAGCCTCtcctggtcctagctcttaccctttaggaGGAGTTGTTAAATATGCAGACTCACAGAAAGACAGATAGGCAGAGATGCAGATTTCCCAAATATATAGTAAAGTGATGGTAGATGGAGCGTggtatctctgtgtgtgtgtctggtgagGAAGATAATAATGGAGTCTTCACTGCTTTTCCTAAAGTCTcaaactatgtctagactgcaggcttctttccgaagaaccttttttcagaagcgatcttctgaaaaaactgcttccaaaagagagcgtccacacactagggctgtgtctacactggccacttattccggaaaagcagccgcttttcctgaataacttgccagctgtctatattggccacttgcttttccagaaaaacaatgacaatctaatgtaaaattgtcattgtttttccggaaaaactatgctgctcccgttcgggcaaaagtccttttccagaaaaactttttttccgcaaaaaagccctgatcgcgaaaatgatgatcggggtttttttgcggaaaagcgcgtctacattggccacggacacttttctggaaaaagtgctcttccggaaaagcatcctgccaatgtagatgcgctttttccagaaatacttataacggaaaactgttccattttaagcatttccagaaaagggtgccagtgtagatgtagccaaaagctatcttgcatgtaagctgtgatcaatggacagagtggtcaccaggggacctgtgctttttcctctttcctcttcttttgaaagaactccctcttccccgtccacacatgcctttttgcgaaagagctcttttggaaaaaggcttcttcctcgtagaaagaggattaccaatgttgggaaaaccccattgttctttcgattttctttcgaaagaatgcaattgcagggTGGACGTAAGTCAGGTTTTGAcggaaaaatggctggttttccgACAAAACTGTGTAGGATAAACATACTCTAAGGTATAGTGAGGAGAAAAGTAAGTATTGAGAATGCTTCTTAAGGGACTCTATTCAAATGTAAGTGCCTGTGCTGTGGAGGAAAGGTGGGTGAGGATTATACAGAAACAATGATAACAAGATAAGGATAGGACAACAACTGGtcagtagcactttataaactaacaaaacatgtagatcattagtctataaagtgctaccaaccatttgttgttcttttctgtaagggtatatctacgcttccaccctagttcgaactagggtggttaatgtaggcaaccggagttgcaaatgaagcccgggatttgaatttcccgggcttcatttgcatattgccgggcaccgccatttttaaatatccgctagttcagactccgtgcccgcggctacacgcggcacgaactaggtagttcgaattaggcttcctattccgaactaccgttactcctcgtggtgtactggtagtttggaataggaagcctaatctgaactacctagttcgtgccgcgtatagccgtgggcacggagtcagaactagcggacatttaaaaatatcggcgcctggcaatatgcaaatgaagcccgggaaattcaaatcccgggctttatttgcaactccggttgcctacattaaccaccctagttcgaactagggtggtagtgtagacataccctaacagactaactcggctaccccctgaagataaGGATAGCCCATCCACCACAAACAAATGAAGAGTGTAATATTCTTTATTCATTTCTGTTTTTCATCACAGATTTCACGTTTCAATGCTTTGTTGTCTTCTATTTCTGCAATATATCCTCCTCATCTGTAGCTCATGGGCCTGCTCCTCTtgtcatgcctcagtttctctcagGCTTAGGCAGTCTTGATTTTCAGGTACTCCCTTCTTTGCGGAATCACCGAGGCAATCCACTGGCTGGTGCGCTGCTTGGCCTCTTTCCATTTGTAGCGGGGCACGTAACCAAAATCCCTCCATGCCTTCCTATAGGAGACAGTGAATGGTGTGTTCATCAAGATCACAAGCTTTCGGTTGGTGGAAGGGATGTATTTGACAAAGGGCCTAAGCAGGAAGCTCACAATCTCCAGCAGTAGCGCGAAGTAATACCACATCGTCAGCGGCATGGGCAAGTGGGGCTCCACCCCAAGCCCCAGCTCCTTGGACAGCTCATAATTGAGGTCAGCATAGCTCATGTGAGGAGTGTCATCAGAGATGTAGTAGAAGTTCCCTTTGATCTGCTGGACCTTTTCTGGGTTCCTCAGGGCTTTTGCTGCGAGAATGTGAGCCCATGCAATGTTCCCCACATATACAGGATTCACCAGCGCTTCTTTCCTAGACCTCCGCAGGTAGACATTTTTGTTCAAGAGGCCTTGATCCAGGTGATTCAGGAGAAATGGACTTTCTTCTCCAAAGATGTACGTGGGCCTCAAGGCACAGGTCAGGAAGATGCCACCATCCTTCAGTGCCTGGCCATTTGCCTTCAGCACAGACATCTCTGCCAGTCTCTTAGACTGGGTATAAAGAAATCCTGGTGAGCTCCAATAGGCCGTATCTTCATCTGCATTGCATATGGGGTCCCCTCTGCAGTTTGGGCCTGTCACCTCTATAGTACTGGTGTAGATGAAGTGCTGGACATTATTGCGGACACAGGTATCCAGCAGTAACTGGGTACCTTGAAAAGAGGAACATGTTAGTATCATATGACAGAAAACTACAAGACAATTTCATGGACTGAGGCCACTCACCACAATCTGCCACTCTAATCAAAACATCCTACCTGCTTGCCTACATGGCCCTGCAGGAAGAATTGCAGAGCACTCTAACTGGTCTGTGGAGACCCTACTGACATGAACCAGGAGCAGTATGTGTAACTGCAATCCTGTTTGCAAGAGGATTGCATCCACTTGGACTAGATACTTTTTAGATCATGCCAGCAGTGTCCACACGGGGCAGTGAGAGTGCTACTTTTTGTTAGAGCACTTCACACTTCAGTAGACCAATCTGCAGCACCGTCCAGAGGAGCCCAGAAATGACTTTGCCCTAAAATCTGTCACTCTAGGCCACTGCCTAGTTTGCTTGTAGCTAGAGTGACCCCTGCTGATGGAGCTTCAGATTTAGAGCTTCCCCATTCAGAGGGGAGGtatgcttattattttgaaagtgCATTACTCCTGGGGAATTCTGCGCCACTGTGCATGTGTGGTGCATAGTTTGGTTCAGTAAATAGCTTCTGCTGCAGTGCTGCCTGTTGCCTACCAGAGAGTGCTGTGACAGGACAATAGAACAGCCACTCCCATTAGATAAGAGAAAGAGTCTGTGGAGCCTTCTTCACAGCACCTCCCCAGCCAGGTCAAGAGATGGGATATGGGGAGATAGCACAGAGCTGCTAGTGGAGTCAGATGGGGGCTCACAAGAACTAGTGAGGGAagacagcctggggcagaggctgaatgAGGTTTAGGCAcagaggaagggggtgcagggctatGCAGGGATAGGGAGGTGCCTGAGTGCGTGCACTGAGATACATGGGGCAGCGGAGGGAGTGCGGGACACATGGGCCAAGGGGAATGGAGTGCAGAACTACAGGAGGAAGGGCAGTGGCTGAGTGGGGGCACAGAGTAGGGGATACAGGACCACATAGGGGATATAGAGATTGGGGGCATAAAGACACAGGTAGACAGATGGAGGGATGCAGGGCCAAactggggtgggagctgggggcgaGGGGGTCTGTGTCTGACTAGGGATGGAGGGACACGGGCCTGACAATGGGAGAAGTTAGGGGTCAGCAAGGGTCTGCATGGGGGTAGCTCTCTAAcaatcccttcccacccccccaaaaagccCTGCTCCATACTTTTCTCACTCATACCCAACAACCCTCCTTCTCAGCTACTCTGTTACCTCCAGTTGCCCCAAGCATTTGCACTGCttctggggaaggaggaaatacAGGTTCGTATTATGGCTTACATTAATTATCACCAGATTTCTGCATGAATATACTTAGTCAGGAATCTATTTCTTAAATCTATTTTGTTGTCTGTATTGCTATAGACATATTTGCTtacagatatttcaaaataaattatgaaaATAATTGAAACTTGTGATAATATTGTGTTAATCTGACaattaaaatatgcagaattttgtaGAATATTAAAATATTGAGTGCTCAATTTTAATTTTGCGGGTTTTTTTGGTACAGAAATCCCTAGGAATATGGCATCTCCTGAAACAACttcccacagagcctcctgatACTGTCAGTTCCTCCTTCCGGAGGCTGACAGGAGTCCTCACTTGAATTAGGTACAATGAAACTGaatattttgggatttttttttgagtTGGGAAGAAGGAGTCAGCGTAGCTGTTTGTGGAGGACTGGACAAGgtgcgttggggggggggggggggggagagaccatgGGCAGAAGGGTCAGGAccaggggctagcctcccccaaaCAGCCTTTAGTGCTGCCTGGACTATGCAATAGGAGGTACTGTTGATGAGTTAAAGGGCCCAGGTGCAGTCCGCTGCTGCTACCATGGTAGCAGTAGGGGTGGCTCAAAGCCCAGAGCCCTTTTAAATCGCCAAGTCCCAAGACAACTGCACTCTTtgcacacctcccctcccccttcttgggTTATCCCAGGATGAAGCTCATACAAGCTGTTTAATCAAACAACTActtgtttttggtttggtttgtgtattgtctaggccagtgtttcccaagtgGTGCTCTGTGGAACTCCAGGGTTCCACGAAGCAAAAGTAAGGGTTCCACAAGGAGCCGCTCTCCCgccctgtcttaaagagacagagcctttATTTTTTTGCGGCGGGACTCGCCTTTTTTATTCCTTGATGAAACATGGcaagggcctttttttttttttttttttaaggcaaccctagcggttccgtggccaaataaacaCTGATCTAAGCACTGCACTGAGGGATAACTTCTGCTCTTACTTATACTAAATTTCACTGACTTCAAATTTATGCTGTTGAGACAGGGATTTTTAAGGCTCTGCCTCATTCATTATGCACCTTCCATCCTGTATTCTGAGGTCCTGTTGTTacattatttattaaaaatatttttactccgcctctctatttaaaatatgaggcagcttacaattttttttaaaacgcaatataaatatacataaaaaattaaaatatgagaccccagagaGACATAGCACCTACTAAGACATCttgagaggagggacacacacacacacactcacaaaaatATGAGTAAAAAGGATAGCTTTTACATTCCATCCTTTTTGAGACAgaaatgtgcttaaatgcttcCCTAAATGGGGATGGACTTAAGCCAGCTCAAATCTGTGGtagtctttctattgacttcaatcaAGTCTGACTTTGGAGCGGTCCTTGAATAAAGTAGGATGCCACAAAGATAATGTATATAGTCACATAATCAAAGACTACATTATAATGAACAAAAAGCAGCTTGCGTCCATCATCCTGGCATTTCCTGCCTGTTGCTTTCCACTTTAGAACTTTGGTGAGCTCTTTATCAAAGCTTTCTGTATGGAatataagtatttttaaaatgcacaatcacattatttttttcaaattaaaagctATTGTAATGCATACACCAAAGACTGCATGCTCAACTTCATCTTCCAAGCATAGCAAAACAGACAAGTAAACAAGAAATTCCTAACCTGGCTTCAGAAATCAAAGGTCTGAGTGTTAAATTAATAACAGTTAGAAATGAAGGAAGGAAGTGCCCAAGCAAGACTATTCAGTCTGTTAGTGGAAAAGACAGAGTCTGCAAAATGCAGAATGATATTGCAGTTAATATTGCCAAAGAGACTATGGGGAATGAAAAGGATTTTGTAGGGGAAAAGAAACACTAATAAACAATTTAGATCTGTTTAATAATGAGAAGAGAAATAGGAGGACTTACTGACTTTATCATGACTGGCATACGGAACTCCATCCGTCTTTAACAAGAAAACTAAAGAAAAGATGTTTGGACAACTAGGAAGTAATGAAGACCtcactttgaaaaaaaaagcacTATTGTTAAGCAGCCAAGAATAAAATAGTTAAAAAACTGAATTCATGTACACCACTGTGCCTAgacaacacagaatacaaggtTTTAGGAAAAGTTTTTAATTAGCTTTCCACT
Protein-coding regions in this window:
- the HSD3B1 gene encoding 3 beta-hydroxysteroid dehydrogenase/Delta 5-->4-isomerase type 1 — encoded protein: MSLAGVSCLVTGAGGFLGQRIVCLLLEEEKELAEIRVLDKAFSIEALKNFTNFKGQTEVKILEGDIRDVMFLHSACQGVSLVIHSASIIDILGIVEKQLLWEVNVTGTQLLLDTCVRNNVQHFIYTSTIEVTGPNCRGDPICNADEDTAYWSSPGFLYTQSKRLAEMSVLKANGQALKDGGIFLTCALRPTYIFGEESPFLLNHLDQGLLNKNVYLRRSRKEALVNPVYVGNIAWAHILAAKALRNPEKVQQIKGNFYYISDDTPHMSYADLNYELSKELGLGVEPHLPMPLTMWYYFALLLEIVSFLLRPFVKYIPSTNRKLVILMNTPFTVSYRKAWRDFGYVPRYKWKEAKQRTSQWIASVIPQRREYLKIKTA